A genomic region of Streptosporangium lutulentum contains the following coding sequences:
- the pdhA gene encoding pyruvate dehydrogenase (acetyl-transferring) E1 component subunit alpha, with product MTADASRGAEAPPEFVQLLTPEGERVEHPDYDIDLTPEEIRGLYRDLVLVRRIDLEAVALQRQGELGIWASLLGQEAAQIGSGRALTEADMAFPTYREHGVAWCRGVDPVNLLGLFRGVNHGGWDPAEHNFHLYTIVIGSQNLHAVGYAMGIQRDSAEAATIVYFGDGATSQGDVNESFIWASVFNAPVVFFCQNNQWAISEPLEKQSRIPLYRRASGFGFPGVRVDGNDVFACLAVTRKALADARSGQGPMFIEAFTYRMGAHTTSDDPTRYRVAAELEAWKLKDPIERVRSYMFKNQIADQEFFDAIDAEADELGRDVRKRCLALPDPEPLAIFDHVYAEPHRLMDEERAQFAAYLEGFEG from the coding sequence GTGACAGCCGACGCCTCTCGTGGTGCGGAAGCACCCCCAGAGTTTGTTCAGTTGCTGACCCCCGAAGGAGAGCGGGTCGAGCATCCCGACTACGACATCGATCTGACGCCGGAGGAGATCCGCGGTCTTTACCGGGACCTCGTCCTGGTCCGCCGGATCGACCTGGAGGCCGTGGCCCTGCAACGCCAGGGTGAGCTGGGAATCTGGGCCTCCCTGCTCGGACAGGAGGCCGCGCAGATCGGCTCGGGCAGGGCGCTGACCGAAGCGGACATGGCCTTCCCGACCTACAGGGAGCACGGCGTGGCCTGGTGCCGGGGGGTGGACCCGGTGAACCTGCTCGGCCTGTTCCGCGGGGTCAACCACGGCGGCTGGGACCCCGCCGAGCACAACTTCCACCTGTACACGATCGTGATCGGCAGCCAGAACCTGCACGCGGTCGGTTACGCCATGGGCATCCAGCGCGACAGCGCCGAGGCCGCCACGATCGTCTACTTCGGTGACGGCGCCACCTCCCAGGGCGATGTGAACGAGTCGTTCATCTGGGCCTCGGTGTTCAACGCGCCGGTGGTGTTCTTCTGCCAGAACAACCAGTGGGCCATCTCCGAGCCGCTGGAGAAGCAGTCCCGCATCCCGCTGTACCGCAGGGCGAGCGGATTCGGATTCCCGGGTGTCCGGGTCGACGGCAACGACGTCTTCGCCTGCCTCGCCGTGACCCGCAAGGCTCTGGCCGACGCCAGGTCCGGACAGGGCCCGATGTTCATCGAGGCCTTCACCTACCGGATGGGCGCCCACACGACCTCCGACGACCCGACCCGCTACCGGGTGGCCGCCGAGCTGGAGGCGTGGAAGCTCAAGGACCCGATCGAGCGGGTCCGGTCCTACATGTTCAAGAACCAGATCGCCGACCAGGAGTTCTTCGACGCGATCGACGCCGAGGCCGACGAGCTGGGACGCGACGTGCGCAAACGCTGCCTGGCACTGCCGGACCCCGAACCGCTGGCCATCTTCGACCATGTCTACGCGGAGCCGCACAGGTTGATGGACGAAGAGCGCGCCCAGTTCGCCGCCTACCTGGAGGGGTTCGAGGGATGA
- a CDS encoding adenylosuccinate synthetase, which produces MREHVIVVDLGYGDAGKGTVVDWLCAREPVQAVVRFNGGGQAAHNVVLPDGRHHTFAQFGSGTLRGVPTHLSRFMVVDPLALTAEAAHLCELGVPDPFGLLTVDRDALLATPYHVAAGRARELARAADRHGSCGMGVGETMAYALAHPELAPTAGDCESPARLARKLHALRETLEVTGPPVDDCVAAYRAFAERVILVDSSFTTALLRRRPVVFEGAQGVLLDEWHGFHPYTTWSTTTFANALTLLDGAGAVRLGVLRTHTPRHGPGPLVTEDPAIEVTEAHNGTGPWQGPFRVGHFDAVAHRYALAVAGGADALALTHLDAPVSRMCVSYDLGELPVGTAGDLDRQARLTDRLRTARPRYADGVDDWPAAVTEALGIPVCLGSSGPAAADKVLFTRAGPGLRPGNRSTGPNPGGVITHERV; this is translated from the coding sequence ATGCGTGAGCACGTGATCGTGGTCGACCTCGGGTACGGCGACGCGGGCAAGGGAACCGTCGTGGACTGGCTCTGCGCCCGGGAGCCCGTCCAGGCGGTCGTCAGGTTCAACGGGGGCGGGCAGGCGGCGCACAACGTCGTCCTGCCCGACGGGCGGCATCACACGTTCGCCCAGTTCGGATCGGGAACGCTCAGGGGCGTTCCGACTCATTTATCCCGGTTCATGGTCGTGGACCCGCTGGCGCTGACCGCGGAGGCCGCCCACCTGTGCGAACTGGGCGTTCCGGACCCGTTCGGGCTGCTCACCGTGGACAGGGACGCGTTGCTCGCCACGCCGTACCACGTGGCGGCGGGGCGGGCCCGGGAGCTGGCGCGGGCCGCGGACCGGCACGGGTCGTGCGGGATGGGCGTCGGCGAGACCATGGCCTACGCCCTGGCCCATCCCGAGCTCGCGCCGACGGCCGGTGACTGCGAGAGTCCCGCCCGGCTCGCCCGCAAGCTGCACGCGCTCCGCGAGACGCTGGAAGTGACGGGGCCGCCCGTGGATGACTGCGTCGCGGCCTACCGGGCGTTCGCCGAACGGGTGATCCTCGTGGACTCCTCGTTCACGACCGCGCTGCTGCGCAGGCGGCCGGTGGTCTTCGAGGGGGCGCAGGGCGTGCTGCTCGACGAGTGGCACGGCTTCCACCCCTACACCACCTGGAGCACGACGACCTTCGCCAACGCGCTGACCCTGCTCGACGGGGCGGGGGCCGTACGGCTCGGCGTGCTGCGCACCCACACCCCCCGGCACGGGCCCGGTCCGCTGGTCACCGAGGACCCCGCGATCGAGGTGACCGAGGCCCACAACGGGACCGGCCCCTGGCAGGGCCCTTTCCGCGTGGGTCACTTCGACGCGGTGGCCCACCGCTACGCCCTCGCGGTCGCCGGCGGGGCCGACGCGCTCGCGCTCACCCACCTGGACGCGCCGGTGTCGCGGATGTGCGTCTCCTACGACCTCGGCGAGCTTCCGGTGGGTACGGCGGGCGACCTCGACCGGCAGGCCAGGCTGACCGATCGGCTGCGGACGGCCCGGCCCCGCTATGCCGACGGCGTCGACGACTGGCCCGCGGCCGTGACCGAGGCCCTGGGGATCCCGGTCTGCCTGGGCTCCTCGGGACCGGCCGCCGCGGACAAGGTCTTGTTCACCCGCGCGGGCCCCGGCCTCCGGCCTGGAAATCGGAGCACCGGCCCGAATCCCGGTGGTGTGATCACGCACGAGAGGGTATGA
- a CDS encoding dihydrolipoamide acetyltransferase family protein, whose product MKEFKLPDVGEGLTEAEIVRWHVKPGDLVKVNQIIVEIETAKAVVELPCPFEGVVAALMADEGETVDVGRPIISVDDGTDTGPGPVSGSVSGTDSERGAALNDDMVPALPKEERQPVLVGYGVKMGTAKRRPRKQSPTGSVEPAARPSAEPVTRPAAEPVTRPAAEPAAGSQPGLPARGGEPVSAAVETVASPGRVAVLAKPPVRKLAKDLGVDLTTVIGTGPQGSITREDVHSVHSAPNTAPAPVAARAVQTGEERIPVKGVRKATAQAMVASAFTAPHVTEFLQVDVTATMEAVQRLRQLPDFAEVKVSPLLLVAKAVLVAARRYPMINATWDEAGQEIVVKHYVNLGIAAATPRGLLVPNVKDAHALSLPDLARALGALAETARAGRTQPADMAGGTITITNVGVFGVDAGTPILNPGESAILAFGQVRDMPWVVDGQIVPRKVCTLALSFDHRIVDGELGSLFLRDVGAMLQDPLRMLAWS is encoded by the coding sequence ATGAAGGAGTTCAAACTCCCCGACGTGGGCGAGGGCCTGACCGAGGCCGAGATCGTCCGCTGGCATGTGAAACCCGGAGATCTGGTCAAGGTCAACCAGATCATCGTGGAGATCGAGACCGCCAAGGCCGTCGTCGAGCTGCCCTGCCCGTTCGAGGGCGTGGTGGCCGCGCTGATGGCCGACGAGGGCGAGACGGTGGACGTCGGCAGGCCGATCATCTCCGTGGACGACGGCACGGACACGGGCCCCGGCCCCGTCTCCGGATCTGTTTCCGGCACCGACTCCGAACGCGGAGCGGCCCTGAACGACGACATGGTGCCGGCGCTTCCCAAGGAGGAGCGTCAGCCGGTCCTGGTGGGATACGGCGTCAAGATGGGCACGGCCAAGCGCCGGCCCCGCAAGCAGTCCCCCACCGGTTCCGTCGAGCCGGCCGCCCGCCCCTCCGCCGAGCCGGTCACCCGTCCGGCCGCCGAGCCGGTCACCCGTCCGGCCGCCGAACCGGCCGCCGGGTCACAGCCCGGACTCCCTGCACGGGGCGGTGAGCCGGTCTCCGCCGCCGTGGAGACGGTCGCGTCCCCGGGCCGGGTCGCGGTCCTGGCCAAGCCTCCGGTACGAAAGCTGGCCAAGGACCTCGGGGTCGACCTGACCACGGTCATCGGGACCGGCCCGCAGGGCTCGATCACGCGGGAGGACGTCCACTCGGTCCACTCGGCGCCGAACACCGCCCCCGCCCCGGTGGCGGCGCGGGCCGTTCAGACGGGCGAGGAGCGGATTCCGGTCAAGGGGGTGCGAAAGGCGACCGCGCAGGCCATGGTGGCCTCCGCGTTCACCGCGCCGCACGTCACCGAGTTCCTTCAGGTGGACGTGACCGCGACCATGGAGGCCGTCCAGCGGCTCCGGCAACTGCCCGACTTCGCCGAGGTCAAGGTCTCGCCGCTGCTGCTGGTGGCGAAGGCGGTGCTCGTCGCCGCACGCCGGTATCCGATGATCAACGCGACCTGGGACGAGGCCGGCCAGGAGATCGTGGTCAAGCACTACGTGAACCTCGGCATCGCCGCCGCGACTCCTCGTGGCCTGCTGGTCCCCAACGTCAAGGACGCTCACGCCCTGTCCCTCCCGGACCTGGCCAGAGCCCTGGGCGCCCTCGCGGAAACCGCCAGGGCCGGCCGTACCCAGCCCGCGGACATGGCCGGAGGCACGATCACGATCACCAATGTGGGCGTGTTCGGGGTGGACGCCGGTACTCCGATCCTCAACCCCGGAGAGTCGGCCATTCTGGCTTTCGGTCAGGTCAGGGACATGCCGTGGGTGGTGGACGGGCAGATCGTGCCGCGCAAGGTCTGCACGCTCGCCCTTTCCTTCGATCACCGGATCGTGGACGGCGAACTCGGCTCGCTCTTCCTTCGCGACGTCGGCGCCATGCTTCAGGATCCGCTCCGCATGCTCGCCTGGAGCTGA
- a CDS encoding lipopolysaccharide kinase InaA family protein, which produces MTTTAEAITLVATARTPDDLFGGDSPIRRYRRLARLLHPDLAPGPDAAAAFAKLAELWAAHVRGQDGEKGTARGGETVITTRRGTYRIGAVFRRGASAVLYDSGDDTLLKLPHSHADNDLMRREADALKTIERDGDPLFLPYVPRLVESFRHRSNGVERQANVISRVPDGFVSLAEIARRRPVLDPKDVAWIWRRLLVAIGLAHRAGVVHGAVFGHHVLVHPVDHGLVLVDWGQSVPIGSPLTALVARHRNDYPAEVLSKKPATQATDIHLATRCVAALMGDHVPTPVRHFVRGSLVSPPGDAWRLLGELDELLDDLYGPRKHRPLHL; this is translated from the coding sequence ATGACCACGACCGCCGAGGCGATCACCCTGGTGGCCACCGCACGCACGCCGGACGACCTGTTCGGCGGTGACTCTCCGATCCGGAGATACCGGCGGCTGGCCCGGCTGCTCCATCCCGACCTCGCGCCGGGACCGGACGCCGCCGCGGCCTTCGCCAAGCTGGCCGAGCTGTGGGCGGCACACGTCCGGGGCCAGGACGGCGAGAAGGGAACCGCCCGGGGCGGCGAGACGGTGATCACCACCAGGCGGGGGACCTACCGGATCGGAGCCGTCTTCCGGCGGGGCGCGTCGGCCGTGCTGTACGACAGCGGCGACGACACGTTGCTCAAGCTTCCGCACAGCCACGCGGACAACGACCTCATGCGACGCGAGGCCGACGCGCTCAAAACGATCGAGCGGGACGGCGACCCGCTGTTCCTGCCGTACGTGCCCCGGCTGGTGGAGTCGTTCCGGCACCGTTCGAACGGGGTCGAACGGCAGGCGAACGTGATCAGCCGGGTGCCGGACGGGTTCGTGAGCCTCGCCGAGATCGCACGCCGGCGGCCGGTGCTCGACCCGAAGGACGTGGCGTGGATCTGGCGGCGGCTGCTCGTGGCGATCGGGCTGGCCCACAGGGCCGGGGTCGTGCACGGCGCGGTGTTCGGGCACCACGTGCTGGTCCACCCGGTCGATCACGGCCTGGTGCTCGTCGACTGGGGCCAGTCGGTCCCCATAGGCAGCCCGCTCACCGCCCTCGTGGCCAGGCATCGCAACGACTATCCGGCCGAGGTCCTCTCCAAGAAGCCCGCCACCCAGGCCACCGACATCCACCTCGCCACCCGCTGTGTGGCCGCCCTCATGGGCGATCACGTCCCCACCCCTGTCCGCCACTTCGTCCGGGGAAGCCTGGTGAGCCCGCCGGGCGACGCCTGGCGGCTGCTCGGCGAGCTCGACGAGCTGCTCGACGACCTGTACGGCCCCAGGAAGCACCGGCCCCTTCACCTCTGA
- a CDS encoding TIGR03668 family PPOX class F420-dependent oxidoreductase, which translates to MDEAEARARFGAARVARLATADELGTPHLVPVTFDLDGDTVAFAIDHKPKRTPNLRRLRNIAANDRVCLLVDHYDDDWSQLWWVRVDGRARIVEDGEARRRALARLAERYAQYRARPPQGPVILIAVESWTGWSYTGL; encoded by the coding sequence ATGGACGAGGCCGAGGCGCGTGCGAGGTTCGGGGCGGCTCGGGTCGCCCGGCTCGCCACGGCCGACGAACTCGGCACGCCCCATCTGGTGCCCGTCACCTTCGACCTGGACGGCGACACGGTCGCCTTCGCGATCGATCACAAGCCGAAGCGCACGCCGAACCTCCGTCGCCTGCGCAACATCGCGGCCAATGACCGGGTGTGCCTCCTGGTGGATCACTACGACGACGACTGGTCACAATTGTGGTGGGTCCGCGTCGACGGGAGAGCCCGGATCGTCGAAGACGGTGAGGCCCGGCGGCGAGCCCTCGCCCGCCTGGCCGAGCGCTACGCGCAGTACCGCGCCCGGCCTCCCCAGGGGCCGGTGATCCTCATCGCGGTGGAATCCTGGACGGGATGGTCCTATACGGGCCTGTAG
- a CDS encoding alpha-ketoacid dehydrogenase subunit beta — protein MSTLTLAKALNEGMRKAMEDDPKVLVMGEDVGKLGGVFRVTDGLQKDFGEQRVIDTPLAESGIIGTAIGLALRGYRPVCEIQFDGFVFPAADQIITQLAKMPLRSLGKLKLPVVVRIPCGGGIGAVEHHSESPEAYFTHTAGLRVVACSNPSDAYEMIQQAIRCDDPVIFFEPKRRYWEKAEVDVSASADSAWLPLDQGKVVRPGADVTLLAYGPMVKTCLEAAKAAEDDGRSLEVVDLRSLNPLDVGLVVESVRKTGRCVVVHEAPVFNGFGAELAARITEECFYNLEAPVLRVGGPSTPYPPSRLEDHYLPDLDRVLHAVDRVFAF, from the coding sequence ATGAGCACCCTGACGCTGGCCAAGGCACTCAACGAGGGCATGCGCAAGGCCATGGAGGACGACCCCAAGGTCCTCGTCATGGGCGAGGACGTGGGCAAGCTCGGCGGAGTCTTCCGGGTGACCGACGGGCTGCAGAAGGACTTCGGCGAGCAGCGGGTCATCGACACCCCGCTGGCGGAGTCGGGCATCATCGGGACGGCCATCGGTCTCGCGCTGCGCGGATATCGCCCGGTCTGCGAGATCCAGTTCGACGGATTCGTCTTCCCCGCGGCCGACCAGATCATCACGCAGCTGGCCAAGATGCCGCTGCGGTCGCTGGGCAAGCTCAAGCTGCCCGTCGTGGTCCGGATCCCCTGCGGCGGCGGCATCGGCGCCGTCGAGCACCACAGCGAGTCGCCCGAGGCCTATTTCACGCACACCGCGGGCCTGCGCGTCGTGGCCTGCTCCAACCCCTCCGACGCCTACGAGATGATCCAGCAGGCGATCCGGTGTGACGACCCCGTCATCTTCTTCGAGCCCAAGCGGCGCTACTGGGAGAAGGCGGAGGTGGACGTCTCCGCCTCGGCCGACTCCGCGTGGCTGCCCCTCGACCAGGGCAAGGTGGTGCGACCGGGTGCCGACGTCACCCTGCTCGCCTACGGCCCGATGGTGAAGACCTGCCTGGAGGCGGCGAAGGCGGCCGAGGACGACGGCCGGTCCCTGGAGGTCGTGGATCTGCGCTCACTCAACCCGCTGGACGTCGGGCTGGTCGTAGAGTCGGTACGGAAGACCGGACGATGCGTCGTGGTGCACGAGGCTCCGGTTTTCAACGGCTTCGGGGCCGAGCTCGCCGCCCGGATCACCGAGGAGTGCTTCTACAACCTGGAGGCGCCGGTGCTGCGCGTGGGCGGGCCGTCCACGCCGTATCCGCCCTCCAGGCTGGAGGACCACTACCTGCCCGACCTCGACCGGGTCCTGCACGCCGTCGACCGCGTGTTCGCGTTCTGA
- a CDS encoding Dabb family protein, whose amino-acid sequence MFRHVVLFTWTEEATDEQKARVVAELGKLPGAIPEIRAYTLGADAGVNPGNHEFAVVADFDDVEDFLAYRDHPLHQAVIIEYIKPILASRAAVQFAFQA is encoded by the coding sequence ATGTTCAGGCATGTCGTGCTGTTCACCTGGACCGAAGAGGCCACCGACGAGCAGAAGGCCAGGGTCGTGGCCGAACTCGGCAAACTGCCCGGGGCGATCCCGGAAATCCGCGCCTACACCCTCGGCGCGGACGCGGGTGTGAACCCCGGCAACCACGAGTTCGCGGTCGTCGCGGACTTCGACGACGTCGAGGACTTCCTGGCCTATCGCGACCACCCCTTGCACCAGGCCGTGATCATCGAGTACATCAAGCCGATCCTGGCGTCCCGGGCGGCCGTGCAGTTCGCCTTCCAGGCCTAG
- a CDS encoding NUDIX hydrolase, with translation MNESEFLAGYDPRAYPAVAVTVDVVALTIRGGELHVLLVQRGEQPYAGRWALPGGFIRPGEDLPEAAARELAEETGLAERVHIEQLASYGAPERDPRMRVVSISYLAFAPGLPDPRAGSDAADAAWHRADRLPELAFDHERILGNGLERARDKLEYTPLATAFAGERFTISELRAVYETVWGVPLHAGNFHRKILSVPGFVESTGETTESGGARGGPRAKLYRAGDARLLHPALLRPAREEEVR, from the coding sequence ATGAATGAATCCGAGTTCCTGGCCGGCTACGACCCGCGCGCCTATCCGGCGGTCGCGGTGACGGTCGACGTGGTGGCGCTGACCATTCGCGGAGGTGAGCTGCACGTGCTGCTGGTCCAGCGGGGCGAGCAGCCCTACGCGGGGCGGTGGGCGTTGCCGGGCGGATTCATCCGGCCCGGGGAGGATCTGCCGGAGGCCGCGGCGCGGGAGCTGGCCGAGGAGACGGGGCTCGCCGAGCGAGTGCACATCGAGCAGCTCGCCAGCTACGGGGCCCCCGAACGGGATCCGCGCATGCGGGTCGTGTCGATCTCCTACCTGGCCTTCGCACCCGGCCTGCCCGATCCCCGGGCGGGCTCGGACGCGGCGGACGCCGCCTGGCATCGGGCCGACCGGCTGCCGGAGCTCGCGTTCGACCACGAGCGCATCCTCGGGAACGGCCTGGAGCGCGCACGCGACAAGCTGGAGTACACGCCGCTGGCCACCGCGTTCGCGGGCGAGAGGTTCACGATCTCCGAGCTGCGGGCCGTCTACGAGACGGTCTGGGGCGTGCCGCTGCACGCGGGCAACTTCCACCGCAAGATCCTCTCGGTGCCCGGGTTCGTGGAGAGCACCGGAGAGACCACCGAGAGCGGCGGCGCCAGGGGCGGGCCCCGCGCCAAGCTCTACCGGGCCGGTGACGCCCGGCTTCTTCACCCCGCACTGCTACGGCCCGCGCGAGAGGAGGAGGTCAGATGA
- a CDS encoding ABC transporter ATP-binding protein, whose product MVQPPPVAPAVSVRKTFRQFWPYTGGVRRFFVVGVLFALVAAVCEVASIALFGFITDEVLSRQSLEAFWVPALAWLGLAVVAGLASFVGAYATAVGGERFLLGLRDNVFAHLQTLTPDFFDNRRLGDLMARLTDDIEAIEELVGSGLVRLFMTVASVVFFAGAAFYIRWDLALVTFVMVPAFLLVSKFFAAKFRSAAARERLSNGTMNSVIEESLANQTLVQAYNRQKAEAERLHDEGGTWLQANVAQARLSALYGPVAQVLQTICLLVILGVGAWEIVEGRLTIGGLLAFAAYVAYLYPAVQNLGQIALTVSEAAAGSDRVVEILRIRPTVTDRDAAAQPETRGRGRVEFADVGFTYPNRSRPTLRNLSFRADPGELIVCTGPSGAGKSTLAKLLLRFYDPDTGHILLDGVDIRDMSRKTLRENITILQQESLLFSGTVRDNIAYGRPEADMDDIVQAAIMADVHDFIGTLPQQYDTPLGQRGRLVSGGQRQRIAFARAILRDSPVLVLDEPMTGLDSPTAARIMEPLKRLMSGRTTILITHDLRLIPETARTIVLGPAQDPEPIRIEPVKPHGTPSHRV is encoded by the coding sequence ATGGTTCAGCCACCTCCGGTCGCGCCGGCGGTTTCCGTCCGGAAGACCTTCCGGCAGTTCTGGCCCTACACCGGCGGCGTTCGCAGATTTTTCGTGGTCGGTGTTCTCTTCGCGCTCGTGGCGGCCGTCTGCGAGGTCGCCTCGATTGCGTTGTTCGGATTCATTACCGACGAGGTGCTCAGCCGTCAGTCACTGGAAGCGTTCTGGGTTCCCGCACTCGCCTGGCTGGGGCTCGCGGTCGTCGCCGGGCTCGCCTCCTTCGTCGGCGCCTACGCCACCGCCGTGGGAGGGGAGCGCTTTCTGCTGGGGTTGCGGGACAACGTGTTCGCCCACCTCCAGACGCTCACCCCCGACTTCTTCGACAACCGCCGTCTGGGCGACCTGATGGCCCGGCTCACCGACGACATCGAGGCCATCGAGGAACTGGTCGGATCCGGCCTCGTCCGGCTCTTCATGACGGTCGCCAGCGTGGTCTTCTTCGCCGGGGCGGCCTTCTACATCCGATGGGACCTGGCGCTGGTGACGTTCGTGATGGTCCCGGCGTTCCTGCTGGTCTCCAAGTTCTTCGCGGCGAAGTTCAGGAGCGCCGCCGCGCGCGAGCGGCTCAGCAACGGCACGATGAACAGCGTCATCGAGGAGAGCCTGGCCAACCAGACCCTGGTCCAGGCCTACAACCGTCAGAAGGCCGAGGCCGAAAGGCTGCACGACGAGGGCGGCACCTGGTTGCAGGCCAACGTGGCCCAGGCCCGGCTGTCCGCACTGTACGGGCCGGTCGCCCAGGTCCTCCAGACCATCTGCCTGCTCGTCATCCTCGGAGTCGGCGCATGGGAGATCGTGGAGGGCCGTCTCACCATCGGCGGGCTGCTCGCCTTCGCCGCCTACGTCGCCTATCTCTACCCGGCGGTCCAGAACCTCGGGCAGATCGCGCTCACCGTCTCCGAGGCGGCGGCGGGCTCCGACCGCGTCGTGGAGATCCTGCGGATCCGGCCCACCGTCACCGACCGCGACGCGGCGGCTCAGCCGGAGACGCGAGGTCGCGGCCGGGTCGAGTTCGCCGACGTCGGCTTCACCTACCCCAACAGATCCAGGCCCACCCTGCGGAACCTGTCCTTCCGCGCCGATCCGGGCGAGCTCATCGTGTGCACCGGACCGAGCGGGGCGGGCAAGTCCACCCTCGCCAAACTCCTCCTCCGGTTCTACGACCCCGACACCGGGCACATCCTTCTCGACGGAGTGGACATCCGCGACATGTCACGCAAGACACTCCGCGAGAACATCACCATCCTCCAGCAGGAGAGCCTGCTCTTCTCCGGGACGGTGCGCGACAACATCGCCTACGGCCGCCCGGAGGCCGACATGGACGACATCGTCCAAGCCGCGATCATGGCCGACGTGCACGACTTCATCGGCACGCTGCCCCAGCAGTACGACACACCTCTCGGGCAACGCGGCCGGCTCGTCTCCGGCGGGCAGCGACAGCGAATCGCCTTCGCCCGGGCGATCCTGCGCGACTCTCCGGTGCTCGTCCTCGACGAGCCGATGACCGGACTCGACTCACCCACCGCGGCACGAATCATGGAACCCCTCAAACGGCTCATGTCCGGCCGTACGACCATCCTCATCACGCACGACCTTCGCCTCATCCCCGAAACGGCACGCACGATCGTGCTCGGCCCCGCCCAGGACCCCGAGCCGATAAGGATCGAGCCCGTCAAGCCCCACGGCACGCCCTCACACCGCGTCTGA